Part of the Cydia pomonella isolate Wapato2018A chromosome 8, ilCydPomo1, whole genome shotgun sequence genome is shown below.
TCCCTCTAGTCCCGTACTTGCCAGGTTAACCGGACCTGGTGAAGAAAATCAGAAAGTAGTTGTATCAACTACAAATCATCTCTACATGTACTTCCGTACGAGCCTAGGTGATTCTAAAAAAGGCTTCAATATGAGATACTCTCAAGGCTGCAAAGCAACTATTATCGCAGCTAACGGCACACTTACATCGCCTGCATACGGACTTGGCAATTACCCTAACAATcaagaatgtttatttaggatAAAGAACCCGAATGGTGGGCCGCTTTCCCTGAAATTTGACGAGTTCAACATTCATCCGTCTGATGTTGTACAAGTTTTTGACGGAGCAAGCACAGGTGGTTTGAGATTACATTCGGATAATGGTTTCATTGTTAAACCAAGGATTACATTAACAGCGTCCAGCGGAGAAATGTTAATACGGTTCGTGTCTGATGCTTTGCATAATGGACCCGGGTGGAAGGCGACATTCTCAGCAGGTATGTTACTAACTTgttattttttctgtttttaaaatgaaagaatataaataataaaagtagttGTTAACACATCGCTTTAACGTTTTCAGATTGCCCACCACTTAAGTCCGGCATTGGTGCTTTAGCATCGAACAGAGATACCGCCTTTGGAACAGTCGTGACCTTCTCGTGTCCGATTGGTCAAGAGTTTGCTACTGGAAAGTCTCGAATCACTACAAAGTGTCTTGATGGAGGAAAATGGTCCATTACATATATTCCTAGTTGCCAAGGTAAACTATATTTGTGAAAATGTCTCTTATAattattctttttcttcttattattatttaaaagtagcaataaggccgcctgttgtttacttctatcttcatgtattatatgtgtttccatgtacatttgttctgaggttgtgcaggatttgtattgtattgtattattcttaacaatgtttttagtttattacaAGCATTAACCTTAATGTTCTAATTTTACAGAAGTTTATTGCGGCCCAGTCCCACAAATTGATAATGGTTTCTCAATCGGCTCAACCAACGTTACCTATCGTGGCGTTGCAACTTACCAGTGCTATGCCGGATTTGCTTTCCCCACTGGACAACCAATCGAAAGGATATCTTGCTTGTCTGATGGCAGATGGGAAAGAACACCAACTTGTCTTGGTAAATAACATCTTGAAATTGAATATGGTATTATAGAGTTTATACTTTTATAGTGATTGACGAATTCTAATGTAGTATTTTCCTTTTTCTAGCGTCTCAATGCGTGGCCCTACCAGACGTTTCGCACGCAAATGTAACCATTCTCAACGGTGGTGGCCGCAGCTACGGTACTATTGTCCGTTACGAGTGCGAGCCAGGGTACGTCCGATCAGGTCAACCAGTGCTTCTTTGTATGAGCAACGGAACATGGTCCGGTGACGTGCCTACCTGCTCAAAGGCACTGTGCCCGAAGTTCCCTGAAATTAAAAACGGTTTCATTGTTGATCAAACGAGGGTTTACATGTACGGCGACGAAGCACGTGTACAATGTTTCAAAGGTAATTTTATGTACTGAACAATCAAATCCAAAACAAATCATTGGCATTTAtgagcaagttaaataatattgCAATGAATATTTTCAGGATATAAACTCACTGGACCTAGCGTACTAAAATGTGGACCAAATCAAGAATTCGATGCGCCGCCTACATGTGATGACATCAATGAATGCCTAATCAGCCAATGTGATGCAGCTTCCACGGATTGTAAGAATACTCAAGGTGGATTCTACTGTCCTTGTCGGCCAGGATTTGCTCCAAGCATGGACTGCAGACCTGTTGGGGATTTGGGTCTAATCAATGGCGCTGTACCTGATGAATTAATAACAACTTCTACTCCAGAACCTGGTTATCACAAAGGGGTAAGTAAGCTTAACCGTAAATACAtccttaatattataaaatataatgaagTATTTGTTCTGGCCCATAGAAATTCTCGGCACAATTGATGAGTTATCGATGCTTTTGCGTAGTGTACCTAATAGAAAAAGGCCGCAACAAAACATTGTTAACTGAACGTCAAATTAATAATTCAACGTTATACAATTATCCTTAATATAACATCTCGAAACAAGTTTGCTAATTATTGTTCTTAATTTTAGATGGTTCGCTTGAATAATGGAGGAGGATGGTGCGGAAACAACTTGGAAGCAGGAGCCAATTGGGTCCTTATTGATTTAAGAGCTCCGACAATAATTAGAGGATTCAGGACCATGAGCGTCATGCGAGCCGACGGCAACATTGCGTTCACCTCAGCTATAAGAATACAGTACACGAATGATTTAACGGATGTTTTCAAAGACTACACAAATCCCGATGGTACCGCTGTGGAATTCCGTATTTTGGAACCAACTCTATCAGTCCTGAATTTACCTATGCCGATAGAAGCACAATACgtcaaattcaaaatacaaGACTACGTAGGCGCCCCTTGCTTAAAACTGGAAGTTATGGGCTGTGCACGATTGGACTGTGCTGATATTAATGAATGTAATGAAAATAACGGAGGATGCGAGCAGAAATGTATTAACACGTAAGTATTACTCTGTCTTAACATGTACTCCAAgtaaaaacattaccctccctCCTTTGGCAGTGGGGTAAAAatgttaagtacttatttaattttatgtatccAGCCACTATTGAATATATGCCTATAAGCGTCACGGCACTTTGTCCGGTCTTAATCTCATAATATCATTTAAGTGACTATAAGTAAGttagtgataattttttttagaccTGGAAACTTCTCTTGCGCCTGTAACATTGGATACGAACTATACTCCTCGAACGGAACTGCTGGATTCAGTATCGAGAAATCGGAAACTGGAGAACGTGATGGTGACACCTATCAACGAAACAAATCCTGTGTGCCAGTTATGTGCCCGCCGCAGACCGCTCCTGAGAATGGAAAACTTCTTTCTACAAAATCAGCATATCATTTTGGTGACATTGTTCAGTTCCAATGTGATTTCGGATACGTAATGTCAGGGTTCTCGTCACTTCTTTGTACATCCAGTGGTACCTGGAATGGAACGGCTCCAGAGTGTCAATGTAAGCCAAATACgtagtatttattatacatgAAATATTCATCATGTTTGCTGCTATGCGATATTtgtgatgttaaataaaacttttctatgtctatgtcaaaGCATTTTAACTACAATTATGTTTGTTTTACAGATGCACGCTGTGTAACTCTTTCTGATGATAAGAATGATGGACTAAAGGTTATCAGAGACGACCCCGAAAGTGTTCTTGTACCATATAGAGACAACGTAACAATCACTTGCACGTCGCCAGGACGTCAACTAAGAAACACGATCACGTCATCATTTAGACAGTGTGTTTATGATCCCAAACCGGTacgagtttatttttaaacagttcAATTATAAccatgataaaaatattaagaacaTATTTCAACAGTCTTATCATACTTCTTTCTTCACAGGGTCTACCGGAATATTGGCTGTCTGGAGCTCAACCACAATGCCCAAGAAAAGACTGCGGTGTCCCAATGCCTACACCTGGCGCAGAGTACGGCCAATATCTTGACACTAGATACCAAAGTTCTTTCTTCTTCGGATGCCAAAATACGTTTAAACTGGCTGGACAAACAAGCAAACATGACAACGTAGTCAGGTGCCAAGCCAATGGCATTTGGGACTTCGGCGATTTAAGATGTGAAGGACCTGTTTGCGAAGACCCAGGCAGACCTGCTGATGGTTTCCAAATTGCAAGAAGTTATGAACAAGGCTCAGAAGTATTGTTTGGCTGTTCCCGACCAggatacattttaattaatccTAGACCTATTACGTGCATCCGTGAACCAGAATGCAAAGTCATCAGGCCACTCGGATTAGCATCAGGCAGAATACCTGACTCGGCTATCAATGCTACATCAGAACGACCCAATTATGAAGCGAGAAATGTCAGACTCAACTCAGTAACCGGTTGGTGTGGAAAACAAGAAGCATTTACATATGTTAGCGTTGACCTGGGTAAAGTTTACAGAGTTAAGGCTATTCTTGTCAAGGGTGTTGTAACTTCAGATATTGTAGGCCGCCCTACTGAGATCCGCTTCTTCTACAAACAAGCTGAAAACGAAAATTACGTCGTATATTTCCCGAACTTCAACCTTACTATGAGAGATCCAGGAAACTACGGCGAATTGGCCATGATTACATTGCCTAAATATGTACAAGCTAGATTTGTTATTTTGGGTATTATCAGTTTTATGGACAACGCTTGTCTGAAGTTTGAACTTATGGGTTGCGACGATAATACCGTTGAGCCACTGCTGGGTTACGATTATGGATATTCTCCTTGTGTTGGTAAGTtgacattaattaaataatgggatttatttaacattattttttcacgTAATATGTATCATCGTTTGACCACAATGCgagtgtttaattattttttgttttcttttcagATAACGAGCCCCCAGTTTTTCAAAACTGTCCCCAGCAACCAATAGTTGTTCAAACAGATGTAAACGGAGGACTCTTGCCAGTCAACTTTACGGAACCAACCGCTACTGATAACTCTGGCGCTATTGCTCGATTAGAAGTCACTCCACAACACTTCAAAACACCCATTCAAGTATTCCACAACATGGTTGTGCGTTATGTGGCTTTCGACTTTGATGGCAATGTCGCAATATGCGAAGTAAACATTACAGTGCCAGACTATACGCCACCAAAACTAAGTTGCCCGCAGAGCTACGTTATTGAATTAGTAGATAAACAAGACAGTTATGCAGTCAATTTCAATGAAACTAGGAAAAGGATTAACGCTTCAGATGCATCTGGTGAAGTTTTCTTAAAGTTTATTCCAGATAGAGCCGTCATTCCAATTCGTGGCTACGAAAATGTCACTGTTGTTGCCTCAGACAAGTATGGAAATAAGGCCCAATGTCATTTCCAGGTATaacattgattgattgaattgaTATAGGTATCCATACTGTAACGTCGATTTGAGTTCTTAAAGccgatttaatatttttaggtgTCTGTTCAAGCTACACCCTGTGTAGATTGGGAACTGACTCCTCCTGCCAATGGTGCTCTAAACTGCCTTCCTGGAGATCGAGGAATTCAGTGCATTGCTACTTGCAGTCCTGGCTTCCGATTTACTGATGGAGAACCTGTAAAGACCTTCGTCTGTGAAACCAAACGTCAATGGGCCCCAACAGCTGTCGTACCAGATTGTGTGTCGGAAAGTAAGTTTAACCTATATTAAACCAGATTGACTGAGTGTGTGTCAATGAGCAAAAATTACACGATGTTATAGGGGGTAAAGAGATCATTATTTGAATGACCACTTTTTTTCAGATACCCAACAAGCGGCTTATCATGTTGTAGCCAGCGTGCAGTATCGAGCTCTCGGTGCAGTATCTAACGCATGCCTGCCACAATACAAGGATTTACTTGCACAATATGATAACATTCTAAATGAAAGACTTAGCCAACGTTGTTCAGCTGTTAACGTTAATATCAACGTTACATTCGTAAAAGCTATGCCAAGCCTGCTTGATGAGAATGTAGTGAAAATGGACTTTGTACTCGCCATCACCCCAGCAATCAGGCAAACACAGCTGTACGATCTATGTGGATCTACATTAAATTTGATATTCGATTTATCTGTGCCATATGCTAGTGCCTTAATTGAACCGGTACTTAATGTGTCGTCTATCGGAAATCAATGTCCGCCACTACGCGCAATCAGAAGTTCTATTTCGAGAGGATTCACTTGTAGTGTTGGTGAAGTACTAAATATGGACACTAATGACGTTCCAAGATGCTGTAAGTAACACAatcttaaattttaataatgttaaaatcagttttagaaatataatattataattaaaatatttatttacagtacattgcCCTGCTGGAACCTTCGCTGGTGAAAAACAGAAATCTTGCACAATGTGCCCACGGGGATACTTCCAGAATCAAGCCCGCCAAGGCTCATGCCTCAAATGCCCGCAAGGAACTTTCACAAGAGAAGAGGGTTCAAAGGAAGTGACTGATTGTATACCCGTGTGTGGTTATGGTACATACTCGCCAACAGGTCTAGTACCGTGCCTGGAATGTCCGAGAAATAGTTACACCTCAGAGCCTCCACCAGGTGGATTCAAAGACTGTCAAGCTTGCCCTGTAAATACGTTCACCTACCAGCCCGCTGCGCCAGGTAGAGATAGATGTAGAGCGAAATGTGCTCCCGGAACTTACTCTCCAACAGGACTAGCGCCATGCTCTCAATGCCCAAGGAATTTCTATCAAAACTTGGTAGGACAGACATCTTGCATGGAATGCCCAACTAACATGAAGACAGTAGGAACCGGAACTACTGGATTAGAGGAATGTTTACCAGTCGAGTGTTCTAACAGCGCTTGTCAACACGGCGGCCTCTGTGTACCTAAAGGCCATGGTGTCCAATGCTATTGCCCAGCTGGCTTTTCAGGGCGCAGGTGCGAAATTGATATAGACGAATGCGCAAGTCAACCTTGTTACAATGGAGGAACATGCACAGACCTACCCCAAGGCTATAGATGTTCCTGCCCTCCTGGTTATGGCGGTATCAATTGCCAGGAAGAAAAGTCAGATTGCAGAAACGACACATGTCCAGAACGAGCTATGTGCAAAGACGAACCTGGATATGACAACTATACCTGTTTGTGCAGATCTGGTTATACTGGCATTGACTGTGACATTACGGTACGCCATTTCATGAATTACTTATTGtgtctattattttagttaatattCTTCTTAACTCTTATCTAATCATTCTGTATTTCAGATTGATCCTTGCTCGGCCAATGGAAATCCTTGCACTAACGGCGCATCTTGCATAGCACTTCAGCAGGGCCGATTCAAGTGCGAATGTTTGCCAGGCTGGGAAGGTCAGCTCTGCGAAACAAACACTGATGACTGCATTGAAAAGCCTTGTCTCCTTGGTGCTCCTTGTACAGACTTAGTGAATGACTTCAGCTGTGCGTGCCCCCCTGGCTTCACTGGAAAACGCTGTCATGAGAAAATAGACCTTTGCTCGAATGAGCCATGCAAACATGGCATTTGCGTCGACAAACTCTTTATCCATCAATGCATTTGTGATCCAGGCTGGAGCGGTCCATCGTGTGACATTAATATCAACGAATGTGTCATTTCCCCTTGTGAGAACGGTGGCCAATGTATTGATGGTATTGACGACTTCACTTGCAACTGCGAAGCCGGTTATACCGGAAAGAGATGTCAACACACAATTGACGATTGCGCGTCTGAGCCATGTCAGAACGGTGCCACATGCGTGGACCAATTAGAAGGATTCGTATGCAAATGCCGACCCGGATTTATTGGTTTGCAATGTGAAACGGCTATCGATGAATGCTTAAACGAACCTTGCAACCCAATCGGCACAGAACGTTGCATTGACTTAGATAATAAGTATCAATGTGTGTGCAATGAAGGATTTACTGGGGAGACGTGTGAAACCAACATTGATGATTGCGCATCGGATCCCTGCTTCAATGGCGGTACATGCCAAGATGAAATTGGAAGCTATAAGTGCACATGTCACCCCGGATGGACAGGACATCGTTGCGAACATGACATTGGAAACTGCGTCAACAGACCCTGTCAAAACAATGCCAACTGTATTGATCTTTTCCAAGACTATTTCTGCGTGTAAGTCATATTTCCTTTCCTCCTTCTAAATCGCTTCGCTTCAACGTACCATTGTATGTATTaaaccgattttttttacagGTGTCCAAGTGGCACAGACGGAAAACAATGTGAAACAGCTCCTGAAAGGTGCATTGGCAGCCCTTGCATGCACGGCGGAAAATGTCAAGACTTTGGTTCTGGCCTCAACTGCACTTGCTCCACCGACTACACCGGTATTGGATGTCAGTACGAATTCGATGCCTGCGAAGCTGGACTTTGCCAGAATGGAGCTACGTGCGTTGATAATGGAGAAGGCTATTCCTGCATTTGTGCTCCTGGTTTTAAGGGAATGAACTGCGATGAAGACATAATCGACTGCAAAGAGAACTCGTGCCCGCCTTCAGCGACCTGCATCGATTTACCTGGAAGATTCTACTGCCAATGTCCATTCAATCTTACTGGAGACGACTGCCGAAAATGTAAATAACTTCTTTTGTTTAATATTACGTTATTTAAAGTAACCTGCTAGACCCGTGTTTtcatatcttttttatttatttcacagcTATAAGCGTGGACTACGATCTGTACTTCAGCGACCCATTACGTTCAAGCGCCGCTCAAGTGGTGCCATTTGACACGGGATCAACTGACAGTTTAACAATTGCTATGTGGGTGCAATATACACAACAAGATGAGGGAGGCGTTTTCTTCACGGCGTATAGCGTTAGGTATGTCTGTCTTTTGTTTTTCTTagacaatattttattcaaacacTTAAGAAACATAGTATTCTACCTCTAACGAtgcctttaatttattttattatttttacagcaACTCTCACATTGCCCTAAACAGAAGATCCATCATCCAGGCGCACTCGAACGGTGTCCAAGTATCTTTGTTCCCTGAGCTACAAGATGTGTATCTTAGTTTCGGAGAGTACGCTACGGTGAATGATGGACAATGGCACCATGTAGCTATCGTCTGGGATGGCAGCAACGGCGGTGAATTGACACTGATCACTGAAGGATTGATTGCCAGCAAGATTGAAGGATATGGCAGTGGACGAACACTACCGCAATAGTATGTAAA
Proteins encoded:
- the LOC133520618 gene encoding sushi, von Willebrand factor type A, EGF and pentraxin domain-containing protein 1 yields the protein MLIRSPAALCAVALLLAATPSRSEGNLFTCPNGWELKGLHCYKFFNIRHSWEKAAELCRRYGSELMVVDTYTENNMTASMVPASPSNNHYWLGLATVDDLRTNTLESAAGTLVSQYAGFWDLRQPNPKDGECVDVHVTADSQSWELTTCESLLPFMCRANACPSGTFHCSNGKCINAAFKCDKQDDCGDASDEMDCAAECHFYMASSGDVLESPNYPHKYPAFSDCKWTLEGPQGQNIVLQFQEFETEKTFDTVQILVGGRTEDKSVNLATLSGKQDIANKLFVSASNFMIIKFSTDGSVERKGFRASWKTESSNCGGILRATPQGQVLTSPGYPTGYPGGLECMYIIEAQAGRIISLEIEDLELGMNRDYIVIKDGNTPSSPVLARLTGPGEENQKVVVSTTNHLYMYFRTSLGDSKKGFNMRYSQGCKATIIAANGTLTSPAYGLGNYPNNQECLFRIKNPNGGPLSLKFDEFNIHPSDVVQVFDGASTGGLRLHSDNGFIVKPRITLTASSGEMLIRFVSDALHNGPGWKATFSADCPPLKSGIGALASNRDTAFGTVVTFSCPIGQEFATGKSRITTKCLDGGKWSITYIPSCQEVYCGPVPQIDNGFSIGSTNVTYRGVATYQCYAGFAFPTGQPIERISCLSDGRWERTPTCLASQCVALPDVSHANVTILNGGGRSYGTIVRYECEPGYVRSGQPVLLCMSNGTWSGDVPTCSKALCPKFPEIKNGFIVDQTRVYMYGDEARVQCFKGYKLTGPSVLKCGPNQEFDAPPTCDDINECLISQCDAASTDCKNTQGGFYCPCRPGFAPSMDCRPVGDLGLINGAVPDELITTSTPEPGYHKGMVRLNNGGGWCGNNLEAGANWVLIDLRAPTIIRGFRTMSVMRADGNIAFTSAIRIQYTNDLTDVFKDYTNPDGTAVEFRILEPTLSVLNLPMPIEAQYVKFKIQDYVGAPCLKLEVMGCARLDCADINECNENNGGCEQKCINTPGNFSCACNIGYELYSSNGTAGFSIEKSETGERDGDTYQRNKSCVPVMCPPQTAPENGKLLSTKSAYHFGDIVQFQCDFGYVMSGFSSLLCTSSGTWNGTAPECQYARCVTLSDDKNDGLKVIRDDPESVLVPYRDNVTITCTSPGRQLRNTITSSFRQCVYDPKPGLPEYWLSGAQPQCPRKDCGVPMPTPGAEYGQYLDTRYQSSFFFGCQNTFKLAGQTSKHDNVVRCQANGIWDFGDLRCEGPVCEDPGRPADGFQIARSYEQGSEVLFGCSRPGYILINPRPITCIREPECKVIRPLGLASGRIPDSAINATSERPNYEARNVRLNSVTGWCGKQEAFTYVSVDLGKVYRVKAILVKGVVTSDIVGRPTEIRFFYKQAENENYVVYFPNFNLTMRDPGNYGELAMITLPKYVQARFVILGIISFMDNACLKFELMGCDDNTVEPLLGYDYGYSPCVDNEPPVFQNCPQQPIVVQTDVNGGLLPVNFTEPTATDNSGAIARLEVTPQHFKTPIQVFHNMVVRYVAFDFDGNVAICEVNITVPDYTPPKLSCPQSYVIELVDKQDSYAVNFNETRKRINASDASGEVFLKFIPDRAVIPIRGYENVTVVASDKYGNKAQCHFQVSVQATPCVDWELTPPANGALNCLPGDRGIQCIATCSPGFRFTDGEPVKTFVCETKRQWAPTAVVPDCVSENTQQAAYHVVASVQYRALGAVSNACLPQYKDLLAQYDNILNERLSQRCSAVNVNINVTFVKAMPSLLDENVVKMDFVLAITPAIRQTQLYDLCGSTLNLIFDLSVPYASALIEPVLNVSSIGNQCPPLRAIRSSISRGFTCSVGEVLNMDTNDVPRCLHCPAGTFAGEKQKSCTMCPRGYFQNQARQGSCLKCPQGTFTREEGSKEVTDCIPVCGYGTYSPTGLVPCLECPRNSYTSEPPPGGFKDCQACPVNTFTYQPAAPGRDRCRAKCAPGTYSPTGLAPCSQCPRNFYQNLVGQTSCMECPTNMKTVGTGTTGLEECLPVECSNSACQHGGLCVPKGHGVQCYCPAGFSGRRCEIDIDECASQPCYNGGTCTDLPQGYRCSCPPGYGGINCQEEKSDCRNDTCPERAMCKDEPGYDNYTCLCRSGYTGIDCDITIDPCSANGNPCTNGASCIALQQGRFKCECLPGWEGQLCETNTDDCIEKPCLLGAPCTDLVNDFSCACPPGFTGKRCHEKIDLCSNEPCKHGICVDKLFIHQCICDPGWSGPSCDININECVISPCENGGQCIDGIDDFTCNCEAGYTGKRCQHTIDDCASEPCQNGATCVDQLEGFVCKCRPGFIGLQCETAIDECLNEPCNPIGTERCIDLDNKYQCVCNEGFTGETCETNIDDCASDPCFNGGTCQDEIGSYKCTCHPGWTGHRCEHDIGNCVNRPCQNNANCIDLFQDYFCVCPSGTDGKQCETAPERCIGSPCMHGGKCQDFGSGLNCTCSTDYTGIGCQYEFDACEAGLCQNGATCVDNGEGYSCICAPGFKGMNCDEDIIDCKENSCPPSATCIDLPGRFYCQCPFNLTGDDCRKSISVDYDLYFSDPLRSSAAQVVPFDTGSTDSLTIAMWVQYTQQDEGGVFFTAYSVSNSHIALNRRSIIQAHSNGVQVSLFPELQDVYLSFGEYATVNDGQWHHVAIVWDGSNGGELTLITEGLIASKIEGYGSGRTLPQYVWVTLGKPQSDNPKAYTEAGFQGHLTKVQIWNRALDVTNEIQKQVRDCRTEPVLYSGLVLTWAGYEDVIGGVERIVPSHCGQRVCPNGYTGGKCQQLQVDKEPPRVERCPGDLWVIAKNGTSIVSWDAPAFSDNVDVVKVVEKNGHKPGQNLAWGDYDIAYVAYDAAGNAATCTFKVTVLSEFCPPLADPLGGYQSCRDWGAGGQFKVCEIACRDGLRFSQPVPPFYTCGAEGFWRPTTNPTLPMVYPACSPANPAQRVFKISMLFPSSVLCNDAGQAVLRQKVRSAINQLNRDWNFCSYAVDGTRECKELDINVKCDHRANVRQTRQVSSPATTTAEDTYVLDAIIPVEETRSNREGRQVGDTYNIEIAFPAVNDPVIHGGNNERSTVQRLLEKLILEDEQFDVRNILPNTVPDPASLELVSDYACPMGQVVMAPDCVACAVGTYLDAASDSCKPCPSGTYQSEAGQLQCSPCPAIAGQPGVTQATGARSAADCKERCAAGKYYDAEADLCRPCGHGSYQPREGAFSCLSCPRGQTTRATEAVSAAECRDDCPSGEQLGSDGGCEPCPRGTWRALGSGAACAACPSGTTTPQTGASSADQCSLPVCRAGLYLNETLNTCIQCKKGTYQSEAQQTACVPCPINTSTRGPGATSQLECTNPCEMSGPEMHCDANAYCLLIPETSEFKCQCKPGFNGTGKVCIDVCLEFCDNGGECIKDARGEPSCRCTGSFTGRHCRDKSEFAYIASGVAGGVIFIIFLVLLVWMICARSTKKKEPKKTLTPAIDQNGSQVNFYYGAHTPYAESIAPSHHSTYAHYYDDEEDGWEMPNFYNETYMKESLHNGMNGKMNSLARSNASIYGTKEDLYDRLKRHAYPGKKDKSDSDSEGQ